In Dioscorea cayenensis subsp. rotundata cultivar TDr96_F1 unplaced genomic scaffold, TDr96_F1_v2_PseudoChromosome.rev07_lg8_w22 25.fasta BLBR01000424.1, whole genome shotgun sequence, a genomic segment contains:
- the LOC120254350 gene encoding LOW QUALITY PROTEIN: UDP-glucose 6-dehydrogenase 5-like (The sequence of the model RefSeq protein was modified relative to this genomic sequence to represent the inferred CDS: deleted 1 base in 1 codon) codes for MVKKICCIGAGYVGGPTMAVIALKCPSIEVVVADISVDRITAWNSDLLPIYEPGLEDVVKKCRGVNLFFSTDTEKHISEADIIFVSVNTPTKTCGIGAGKAADLTYWESAARMIADVAKSDKIVVEKSTVPVKTAEAIEKILTHNSKGINFQVLSNPEFLAEGTAIQDLFYPDRVLIGGRETPGGQKAIETLKEVYSNWVPEDRIITANLWSAELSKLAANAFLAQRISSVNAISALCEATGADITVVADAVGKNTSIGPEFLSASVGFGGSCFQKDILNLVYLCECHGLSEVALYWKHVVQMNDYQKDEVCRAWVVASMFNAVSDKKIAILGFAFKKDTGDTRETAAIDVCKGLLREKAEISIYDPHVTEDQIQRDLTMNKFDWDHPIHLQQMSPSPVKQVTVTWDAYEATKGAHGICILTEWDEFKQLDYKKIYDNMKKPAFLFDGRNVVDPEKLREIGFIVYSIGRPLDAWLKHIPLTEDDKRKRVKHF; via the exons ATGGTGAAGAAGATCTGTTGCATTGGAGCTGGCTATGTGGGTGGCCCTACCATGGCTGTGATTGCACTCAAATGTCCGAGCATCGAAGTTGTGGTTGCAGACATCTCAGTTGATCGCATCACTGCATGGAACAGTGACCTGCTGCCAATTTATGAGCCTGGGCTTGAAGATGTGGTAAAGAAGTGCAGAGGAGTCAATCTCTTCTTCAGTACTGACACTGAGAAGCACATCTCTGAAGCTGATATCATATTTGTCTCAGTGAACACTCCAACAAAGACCTGTGGCATTGGTGCAGGCAAGGCTGCTGATCTAACATACTGGGAGAGCGCTGCTCGTATGATTGCTGATGTTGCAAAGTCTGACAAAATTGTGGTTGAGAAATCCACTGTTCCGGTTAAAACTGCCGAAGCAATTGAGAAGATCTTGACACACAATAGCAAGGGCATCAATTTTCAGGTACTATCAAACCCGGAGTTCCTTGCAGAAGGGACAGCCATCCAAGACCTTTTCTATCCAGACCGTGTGCTCATCGGCGGGCGGGAGACACCAGGGGGTCAGAAAGCTATAGAAACACTGAAAGAAGTGTACTCCAATTGGGTACCAGAAGACAGAATCATAACCGCAAATCTATGGTCTGCAGAGCTATCTAAGCTTGCAGCAAATGCATTTCTGGCGCAGAGAATATCATCAGTGAATGCCATATCGGCCTTGTGTGAAGCCACTGGAGCCGATATCACAGTGGTGGCCGATGCTGTGGGGAAAAACACGAGCATTGGTCCCGAGTTCTTGAGTGCCAGTGTTGGCTTCGGAGGGTCTTGTTTCCAGAAAGACATACTCAATCTGGTTTACCTTTGTGAGTGCCATGGCCTTTCAGAGGTAGCTCTCTACTGGAAACATGTTGTCCAAATGAATGACTACCAAAAAGACGAGGTTTGTCGAGCATGGGTTGTGGCATCAATGTTC AACGCTGTTTCCGACAAGAAGATTGCAATTCTTGGCTTTGCATTCAAGAAGGACACTGGAGACACGAGGGAGACTGCAGCCATCGATGTTTGCAAAGGTCTATTACGTGAGAAAGCTGAGATAAGCATCTACGATCCTCACGTCACTGAAGACCAGATTCAGCGAGACCTTACGATGAACAAGTTCGACTGGGACCATCCGATACACCTTCAGCAAATGAGCCCCTCGCCAGTGAAGCAAGTGACGGTCACCTGGGACGCGTATGAAGCCACCAAGGGAGCTCATGGAATCTGCATTCTTACTGAATGGGATGAATTCAAGCAACTTGATTACAAGAAGATTTATGACAATATGAAAAAACCTGCATTTTTGTTTGATGGCCGGAATGTTGTTGACCCAGAGAAGCTCAGGGAAATTGGATTCATCGTTTACTCCATTGGTAGGCCTCTGGATGCTTGGCTAAAGCACATACCTCTGACTGAAGATGATAAAAGGAAAAGGGTCAAACATTTCTAA